The genomic interval GTCGAACGCAATCATGCGATGGGTCCGGCCGAGATGTCCATCCAGTTGTCGTGCAAAAGCCTTCGACGACGCCGAGTTGCCATGAACCAGAACGATGGCGCTTCCGGTGCCGGCGGATTGCCGATACGCGATCCGGCCCGCGTCCGTGGTGATGCTTCCGGTCGCCATTCGATCAAACCTCCGGTTGTGATGATGCTGCGGCGGGAAGATGACCTGAAAACGCCGGCTGCGGAAGAGGGCCGCCGCCTCGCGTGTCCCGGATGCGATATGGGTCAGCGTTGCATCGCTGCCCCGTATTTCGCTGAACTCGAAATAGTGTATATCTCGGCGCATCAATTCTCGCCGTCGTGCCCACCTCGACTACCCTTGACATGCACACCATCTACTACATCCGCCACGGCAAGACCGAATGGAACGCCGTTGGCCGCTTCCAGGGCTTGCAGGACATTCCGCTCAACGATCTCGGCCGTACCGAGGCGGTGAAGGCGGGCGATATTCTGCGCGAACTGTTTGCGCGCGAGGGCCGCGACCCCTTTGGATTGGGTTTCGTCACGAGCCCGCTGTCCCGCGCGCGCAAAACCATGGAATTGATGCGCGGCGTGCTGAGTCTGCCGCCGCATGACTATTCGGTCGACGACCGCCTGCGCGAAGTCGGCTACGGACACTGGGAAGGCCTGACCCTGACACAGATGCAGGCCGCCCATCCCGATGTCTTCGCGGCCCGCGAGGTCGACAAATGGAGCGTGGCGCCGCCGGGCGGCGAAAGCTACGCCTCGGCCACTTCGCGGTTGGGCGACTGGTATCGCTCGCTGAAGTCGGGCACCGTCGCCGTGGCGCATAGCGGCACGGCGCGGGCGCTGATGGTCGTGCTCGGCCTTCAGACGCCGCAAGCCGCCGCCAGCCTGCGGATAGAGCAGGGCGCGGTGTATGTGTTCGGCAAGGACGGTCTGGCGAAGCATAGCTGATATGTGTTCCGCATGAAGATCGCCGTCATGCCCGGATCAAGCCTGGACGAACCCGGCGGTGACGAATGTTGCGATTTTCGCAACATGCCGCTACGAGAAGTAGTGATTTCGCTGCTGCGGATTGTTTATGTCCCACAATACCTTCGGCCATCTGTTCCGGGTCACGACCTTTGGCGAGAGCCACGGGGTTGCGATCGGCTGCGTGGTCGACGGCTGCCCGCCGCAGCTGGCCCTGACGGTTGAAGAGATCCAGCGCGATCTCGATCGCCGTCGCCCCGGCCAGTCGCGCTTCACCACGCAGCGGCAGGAGGCCGATCAGGTTAAAATCCTGTCCGGCGTGATGGAAACCGCGAGCGGGCAGGTCACCACCGGCGCGCCGATCGCGCTGCTGATCGAGAACACCGACCAGCGCTCGAAGGATTACTCCGACATCAAGGACAAGTTTCGCCCCGGCCACGCCGACTTCACCTATGAAGCCAAATACGGCCTGCGCGACTATCGCGGCGGTGGCCGCTCCTCGGCGCGCGAGACCGCGACGCGCGTTGCTGCCGGCGCCATAGCGCGAAAGATCGTGCCTGGCGTGACCGTGCGCGGCGCGCTGGTGCAGATGGGGCCGCACAGAATCGACCGCGAGAAATGGGACTGGGACGAGATCGCGAGGAATCCGTTCTTCTGTCCCGACAAGGATAAGGCCGCGTTCTTCGAGAGCTATCTCGACGGCATCCGCAAGAGCGGTTCGTCGATCGGCGCCGTGATCGAGGTGGTGGCCGAAGGGGTGCCCGCGGGACTTGGCGCGCCGATCTATGCCAAGCTCGACGGCGACCTCGCTGCGGCGTTGATGAGCATCAACGCGGTCAAGGGCGTCGAGATCGGCGCCGGCTTCGGCGCTGCGGAATTGTCCGGCGAGGACAATGCCGACGAGATGCGCAGTTCTTCGTCCAATATGGGCAACAACGGCCCTGTGTTTCTGTCCAACCACGCCGGCGGCATTCTCGGCGGCATCTCGACCGGCCAGCCGGTCGTGGCGCGGTTCGCGGTGAAGCCGACCTCGTCGATCCTGTCGCCGCGCAAGACCGTCGATCGCAACGGCGCAGACACCGATATTCTCACCAAGGGTCGCCACGACCCTTGCGTCGGCATCCGCGCGGTGCCGGTGGGCGAGGCCATGGTCGCCTGCGTGCTGGCCGATCATTTCTTGCGTCATCGCGGGCAGGTCGGCCCGCGCTGAGGTTTCTCGCGGCTAGCTAGAAGCGGGGCTCTATGATTTTGATTTGACGCGTTTTCTTTGCGCGAACCGGTATCCATCCTCGGGTCAAGCCCAAGGACATGCTTCGCTCGAAAACGCTATATTCTGTGTGAAGTCCTTTATGTTGGCATTGAGGTAGATCCCCATGGCGGCGAGGAGAAGCCTCTTCACCGCCTCTACTGACATTCCGCTCGGCCATTTGGCCGAAGTCGCTGCCGGAACATCGATAAAAACGACAGAGACCGGGGAAACGTTGGGACCGGGCGCCTGGTCACTGACGACGATATTGTGCTTGGTGCCGGTTTTTGTCGGCTTGGTGGGAGGTGCATTCGGTGGGATCACATTGAGATGATACTGTGCCGTGGCGGTCACGCCGGTCAGATCATAGTTCTTGCCGCCGAAGATGAACGTGCCCGAGCTTGCAGGCACCAGCACATTGACATTTTCTCCGTCCGCACCGGTGGTCAGTTGCCAGGCAGCGAAATTGCCAGAAAGGGAAGTGCCATCGCCAAGCGGGTTACTGGCCGAACCGCGACGAATTGCTGGAGCTGGCGTTGTAGCTCATGTGGATTCCAGCTTTCAGATCGCAGTCCCCGGACAGCGATGTATCGAGAGTCCCACCGACAAGCGTCAGGTCGAAAGAGTTGATCTTCGGATGGTAGGTGATGGCACCCTTCTTGACCGACCCGGCTCCGAACGATCGGTGTGCCTTGATCTCGCGTCCGGTCCAGTAGAAATTCGACTTTCCCGCGTGTGGATAGGCCCTCTCCAGAACCGGAATGATGACATTCTCCATGAATAAAGATTCGGAGATGAACAGTCCGGCATTGTTCGATCCAGAGACGATCTGGTCATCGATGGTTCGCTGTAACCTGGACACGTCGCGGTCGGTGGTCACCGCCAGAATGCCCAGATAGTTGCTGCCGTCGTTCTTGTGCATGAACGCGTAGTCGGCCTTGACCGGCGCAAGCCAGGAATCCGTTGCCGGCCTGGCAAAGTTGACCGTCGCCAGAACGAAAGTGATTTGCGGGGCGACGCTCACCAGAAACTGCGGCAGAAGGGCAAACACCAGCGCATGCTGCGCGGGGCTCAGATGCTTGCCCGGATCGAGCAGATTAACCGGTGTCGGCAGGCCGGGGCCGGTCTGCTGGCTGACCCTCTTAATATCTGGCACCAGGTTTTGCGACGTCGGTATTCCGCTCGGCAGCAACTTCCCACGGGTTACCGGCAAATCCCGGACTATCCCGGATAGCGCCATACGAACTTGCGTGCCACACGAACCGGGTGTCCGGAGACAAAATTGAATGCGCGAAAAGCCGAGATTTCCGGTCCATTCTCGCGGTTCTTGGAGAGCTTGGCCGAGAGCACGACTGACTGGCTGGGGCGGGAGGAATCGAACCTCCGCATGGGGGAATCAAAATCCCCTGCCTTACCGCTTGGCTACGCCCCAACGGCCCGGAAGGCGCGGAACGTGGTGTCGCGGATTCCTCGGGCCTCGACGGTCTATAGAGAGAGCCCTGTTTTTTCAACCGGCTAGAGACGCCCGAAGGCGGTTTGGCCCGCTTCAAACCTGCGCCGAGTTGTCCGGTCTGGAATGGTAGCCCGGCCGGAACCGACCTTGAGGCCGGGCGGCATCGCCGCACTTGCCTGAAAGAGTTGAGGGCCGCCCGGTTCGCAGGAAGTGGGCTCATAGTTCATATTTATATGTAAATATGACAGGAGGGACCTACCCTGTCAGACCATTGCTCGCGAGGCACCATGATGACCTATCGCGCACCGATCGGCGACATGCTCCTTGCTCTCAACCATGGCGCCGGGCTGAAGGCCGCGGTCGAGGCCGGCCACTACGGCGACTACGATACCGGGATCACGGCGGCGGTGCTGGAGGAAGCCGGCCGGTTCGCGAGCGAGGTGCTGGCGCCGCTCGACCGTACTGGCGACCAGCACGGCGCCAGGCTGCAGGACGGCCGCGTCACGACCGCGCCGGGCTGGGCCGATGCCTACAGGCGCTGGACGGCGGCGGGCTGGAACGCCGTCTCGGGGCCGGAGGATTTTGGCGGACAGGGATTGCCGCTCGCAATCAACGCCGCCTGCACAGAGATCTGGAGCGCGTCGAATATCGCGTTCGGTCTATGCCCGCTGCTGACGCTCAGCGCGATCGAGGCGCTCGCCGCCCATGGCAGCGACGCGCTGAAGACAATCTATCTCGAAAAGATGGTGTCCGGCGAATGGACCGGCACGATGCAACTGACCGAGCCGCAAGCGGGCTCGGATGTCGGCAGCTTACGCAGCCGGGCCGAACGCGCACCCGACGGCAGCTATCGCATCTTCGGCACCAAGATCTTCATCACCTATGGCGACCACGACATGACCGGCAACATCGTGCATTTCGTGCTCGCGCGCCTGCCCGATGCGCCGGCGGGCACCAGGGGAATTTCCCTGTTCCTGATTTCGAAATTTCTCGTCAACGCGGACGGCTCGCTCGGCGCGCGTAACGACATCCACGCCAGCGGCATCGAGCACAAGCTCGGCATCCACGCCTCGCCGACCTGCACCATGACCATGGGCGACGACGGTGGCGCCGTCGGCTACCTGATCGGCGAGGAAAATCGCGGCATGCAGTGCATGTTCACGATGATGAATCAGGCCCGGCTCGGTGTCGGACTCGAGGGCGTCGGTGTCGCCGAACGCGCCTACCAGCGGGCGCTGGCCTATGCGCGGGAGCGCAAGCAGGGCCGCGCGGTCGGCAAATCCGGCGACGGCATGGACGCCATCATCGTTCATCCCGACGTCAAGCGCATGCTGATGCAGATGCGCGCGCTCACCGCCGCCGCCCGCACCATCAGCTACGCCACGGCCGTCGCGCTCGATGTGGCGGCGCGCGCCACCGATCCTGACGTGCGCGCAGCCGCCGCCGCCCGCGGCGCGCTGCTGACGCCGGTCGCAAAGGCGTTCTCGACCGACATCGGCAACGAGGTCGCTTCTCTCGGTATTCAGGTTCACGGCGGCATGGGCTTTATCGAGGAGACCGGCGCGGCGCAGCATTATCGCGACGCGCGCATCACCTCGATCTATGAGGGCACCAACGGCATTCAGTCGATCGACCTTGTGACGCGGAAACTCGGCGGCGACGGCGGCGCGGCGGTGTGGGCGCTGCTCGACGAACTGTCGAAGACCGTCAAGCGTGTGGAAGCCTCGAACGACCCCGCGTTCGGCACCACGGGCGCGAAACTGCACGACGCGCTCAGGTCGCTCGAACGCGCCAGCAGATGGCTGCTGGAGCGGCTGACGTCGTCGCCGAACGATGCGCTGGCCGGCGCGACCCCGTATCTGCAGCTGTTCGGATCGACGCTCGGCGGATGCAAACTCGCGCAAGAAGCGCTCGCGGCGCGCGATCTCGGCGACGAGTTCGGCGATTGTCGGCGTTTTGTCACGCTGGCACGCTTCTTCGCCGAAAACATCGCGGTGCAGGCACCAGCGCTGGAGCGCACCGTGATCGACGGCGCCGATGCCGTGAACGGCGCCGACGCGGTTTTGCTCTCTTGAATCGCGCACACGGGACAGCGAGTACGTCATGACCGGTCATCTCATCGTCAGTGACGCCGACGCCATCCGCGTCATCACCATGCGGCGCCTTGAGAAGAAGAACGCGATCACCCGGGAGATGTATCGCGCGATGAGCGACGCGATCGACAGCGCGCAAAACGATCCGGCGATCCGCTGCATCGTCATCGCCGGCGGCGCGGGCGTGTTCACGGCGGGCAACGACCTCGACGACTTCCTGAACGACGGCACGTCCGGCGGCGGCGCGCCCCGCGCCTCCGACGCCGTAACGTTCCTTTACTCGCTGGCGCACAATACCAAGCCGCTGGTCGCAGCGGTGGACGGCATCGCCATCGGCATCGGCACCACAATGCTGTTCCACTGCGACCACGTCCTCGCCGGCAGGACGGCGACGTTCTCGACGCCCTTCATTCATCTCGGTCTGGTGCCGGAAGGCGCGTCCAGTCTGCTGGCGCCGCGGACCATGGGGCATCAGCGCGCCTTCGCCATGCTGGTAATGGGCCGCACGCTCAGCGCGGACGAGGCCCGCGAGGCGGGTTTCGTCAATACCGTGGTCGCGCCGGGTCACACCGAGGCCGAGGCCGGAAAAGTCGCCCGCGAGATTTGCACGCTGCCGGCAGAAGCCGTCGCCCTTTCGCGCAAGCTTTTGAAACCGCCGCCGGAGGAGCTGACGCGCCGGATCGACCAGGAAAGTCACCTGTTCGCCGAGCGGCTGCGCTCGGAGGAAGCGATCGCCGCGTTCCAGGCCTTTTTCACGCGCAAGAAGGAATGACAGCCTCGGCGCGGGAGCACATGGCACCCTTTCGGAACCTCGCGCAACCGGGTAGATTGACCCTTCGCCGCCGCGCGCGATGCCAGCGCGGCGGTCAGGATATGGCATGACAACTCTCGTTCTCACGCATCGCGCCAGTCTCGATCATCTGACGCCGCCCGGCCACCCGGAGCGGGCGGACCGGATTCGCGCCATCGATGAGGTGCTGGCCGAGGATCGTTTCAAAAGTCTGGCGCGCGGCGAGGCGCCGGAAGGATCGCTGGATTCGGTCGCACTCTGTCACAACGAGCACTATATCGGCGAACTCCGGCATATCGCGCCGTCGGACGGTCTGGTCTATCTCGACAGCGACACCTCGATGTCGCCGGGGACATGGGAGGCGGTGATGCGCGGCGTCGGCGGCGCAATCGCGGCGACCGAGGCCGTCATCGCCGGCAACGCAAGCAACGCGTTCGTCGCCACGCGCCCGCCGGGACATCATGCCGAGACCGGCAGAGCGATGGGCTTCTGCTTTTTCGACCAGGCGGCGATCGCGGCGCGCCACGCCCAGCGCAAGCACGGGATCGGCCGCGTGGCCGTGGTCGACTTCGATGTGCATCACGGCAACGGCACGCAGGATATCTTCTGGGCCGACCGAACGGTAATGTACTGCTCGACGCATCAGATGCCGCTATTCCCCGGCAGCGGCGCCGCCAGCGAGCGCGGCGATCACGACACCATCGTCAACGCACCGCTGGCGGCGGGCGATGGCGGGGCCAAATTTCGTGCCGCGTTCGAGGACCTGATTCTGCCCCGGCTCAGGAAATTCGCCCCCGAACTCCTCATCATCTCCGCGGGCTTCGACGCCCACAGTCGCGATCCTCTGGCAAGTCTCGTTCTTGGCGCGAGCGATTTCGGATGGGTGACCCGCAAATTGATGGATGTTGCCAACGCCAGCGCGGGAGGCCGAATTGTCTCGGTGCTCGAGGGCGGCTATGATTTGCAGGGGTTGCAGGCGTCGGTGGCCGCGCATGTCACCGCATTGATGGGCGCGTGACATTCTGTCGCGTGATGCCCGAAAAACCGCCTCATGACCCCGTGCAAGCAATCGATTCCGGAAAACTCAGATGGCCGAAGATGCCCTTGCCGACGTGAAGACACTTTCCTTCGAGCATGCCATCGAGGAGCTCGAATCCATCGTCAAGCGCCTGGAGGACGGCAAGGTCCCGCTTGAGGAATCGGTCGCGATCTATGAACGCGGCGAAGCGCTGAAGCGGCGGTGCGAGGAACTGTTGCGCCAGGCCGAAGCGCGGGTGGAGAAGATCACCACCGACGCTTCCGGCCAGGTTACGGGCACGGAACCGCTCGACGTGCAATAAAGCGTCACCCCGCGCCGCAGTTGCTCCGGCCGATCGCTGCGTGGTCCGCCCTCCGGTCATCCGGAACGACATTGTTAACGACATCACTAATTAAGTGTCCCTGAACTAATTGTCATTGATTGTCGTCCGATAGCGGTTTCCAGGGCTGAACTTCAGCCCCTCGACCGCGTTAATGTTCCGATTTCCGGCAGGCCGGCTTCCGGAAAGCCTTGAACCTTCGGCAGAGCCGTCCCTACTTAAGTGGAAGGGTTGCCTCAAGTAGAAGGCCTGCCCGTTGGCTTTGGCTGCGGGTTTGGTATAAACGCTTCTGGAACTATGCGCTGCCGAACCCGCTCCGCAGCCGGCGCTCAAGCGGCGGTAAGCGCTTCAGGCAGCTTGCAAAAAATGATTGAACCGGGTGACACGATAAATAGTGACTTCTATCAGTTCTCGGCCGGAGCATCAGCCAAACTTCGGACTCAAGCTTCCCAGCCCGGGAGGTTTTGCGATCGATGGGCGTCTGCTGCGCGGTGGCGCTGGCGTCCGATCACCGTTCGAGGCTCCCGGACATGCAAAATTGGAATGTCGCAGTGACCGATTTCAGTAAGACCCCGCTTCTCGACACCATCCGCACCCCCGCCGACTTGCGCAAGCTCAGGGTCGAGCAACTCCGGCAGGTTGCGGACGAGTTGCGCAAGGAGACCATCGATGCGGTGTCGGTGACGGGAGGGCATTTCGGCGCCGGTCTCGGCGTGGTCGAACTGACCACGGCGATCCACTACATCTTCGACACCCCGCGCGACCGGCTGATCTGGGACGTCGGCCACCAGGCCTACCCGCACAAGATCCTGACCGGCCGCCGCGACCGCATCCGCACGCTGCGCACCGGCGGCGGACTATCCGGATTCACCAAGCGCACCGAGAGCGACTACGACCCTTTCGGCGCCGCGCACTCCTCGACCTCGATCTCGGCCAGCCTCGGCATGGCGGTGGCGCGCGACCTCTCCGGCGCCAAGAACAACGTCATCGCCGTGATCGGCGATGGCGCGATGTCCGCGGGCATGGCTTATGAAGCGATGAACAACGCCGGCGCGATGAATTCGCGGCTGATCGTCATTCTCAACGACAACGACATGTCGATCGCACCGCCGGTCGGCGCCATGTCGGCCTACCTGTCGCGGCTTTATTCCGGCAAGACCTACCGCTCGCTGCGCGAGGCCGCCAAGCAGCTCGGCAAGCACCTGCCGAAAATGATCGCCGACCGCGCCGAGCGCGTCGAGGAATATTCGCGCGGCTTCATGGTCAATAGCGGCACGCTGTTCGAGGAGCTCGGATTCTACTACGTCGGCCCGATCGACGGCCATAACCTCGATCACCTGCTGCCGGTGCTGAAGAACGTCCGCGACATGGCGAACGGCCCGATCCTGCTTCACGTCGTAACGCAAAAGGGCAAGGGCTACGGTCCGGCGGAGGCCGCCGCCGACAAGTATCACGCGGTGGTCAAGTTCGACGTCTCCACCGGCGCGCAATCCAAGTCCAAGCCGAACGCGCCCGCCTACCAGAACGTATTCGGCCAGAGTCTCGTCAAGGAAGCCGAGAAGGACGACAAGATCGTCGCCATCACCGCGGCGATGCCGTCCGGCACCGGCGTCGACATCTTCAACAAGGCGTTTCCGAAGCGCACTTTCGACGTCGGCATCGCCGAACAGCACGCGGTGACCTTCGCCGCCGGCCTCGCCACCGAGGGCTTCAAGCCGTTCTGCGCGATCTATTCGACCTTCCTGCAACGCGGCTACGATCAGATCGTGCACGACGTGGCGATCCAGTCGCTGCCGGTTCGCTTCGCCATCGACCGCGCCGGCCTCGTCGGTGCCGACGGCGCGACCCATGCGGGCTCGTTCGACAACGCCTATCTCGGCTGCCTGCCGAACTTCGTCATCATGGCCGCCTCCGACGAGGCCGAACT from Nitrobacter sp. NHB1 carries:
- a CDS encoding histidine phosphatase family protein translates to MHTIYYIRHGKTEWNAVGRFQGLQDIPLNDLGRTEAVKAGDILRELFAREGRDPFGLGFVTSPLSRARKTMELMRGVLSLPPHDYSVDDRLREVGYGHWEGLTLTQMQAAHPDVFAAREVDKWSVAPPGGESYASATSRLGDWYRSLKSGTVAVAHSGTARALMVVLGLQTPQAAASLRIEQGAVYVFGKDGLAKHS
- the aroC gene encoding chorismate synthase, producing the protein MSHNTFGHLFRVTTFGESHGVAIGCVVDGCPPQLALTVEEIQRDLDRRRPGQSRFTTQRQEADQVKILSGVMETASGQVTTGAPIALLIENTDQRSKDYSDIKDKFRPGHADFTYEAKYGLRDYRGGGRSSARETATRVAAGAIARKIVPGVTVRGALVQMGPHRIDREKWDWDEIARNPFFCPDKDKAAFFESYLDGIRKSGSSIGAVIEVVAEGVPAGLGAPIYAKLDGDLAAALMSINAVKGVEIGAGFGAAELSGEDNADEMRSSSSNMGNNGPVFLSNHAGGILGGISTGQPVVARFAVKPTSSILSPRKTVDRNGADTDILTKGRHDPCVGIRAVPVGEAMVACVLADHFLRHRGQVGPR
- a CDS encoding TULIP family P47-like protein gives rise to the protein MRRGSASNPLGDGTSLSGNFAAWQLTTGADGENVNVLVPASSGTFIFGGKNYDLTGVTATAQYHLNVIPPNAPPTKPTKTGTKHNIVVSDQAPGPNVSPVSVVFIDVPAATSAKWPSGMSVEAVKRLLLAAMGIYLNANIKDFTQNIAFSSEACPWA
- a CDS encoding TULIP family P47-like protein, giving the protein MPDIKRVSQQTGPGLPTPVNLLDPGKHLSPAQHALVFALLPQFLVSVAPQITFVLATVNFARPATDSWLAPVKADYAFMHKNDGSNYLGILAVTTDRDVSRLQRTIDDQIVSGSNNAGLFISESLFMENVIIPVLERAYPHAGKSNFYWTGREIKAHRSFGAGSVKKGAITYHPKINSFDLTLVGGTLDTSLSGDCDLKAGIHMSYNASSSNSSRFGQ
- a CDS encoding acyl-CoA dehydrogenase, encoding MTYRAPIGDMLLALNHGAGLKAAVEAGHYGDYDTGITAAVLEEAGRFASEVLAPLDRTGDQHGARLQDGRVTTAPGWADAYRRWTAAGWNAVSGPEDFGGQGLPLAINAACTEIWSASNIAFGLCPLLTLSAIEALAAHGSDALKTIYLEKMVSGEWTGTMQLTEPQAGSDVGSLRSRAERAPDGSYRIFGTKIFITYGDHDMTGNIVHFVLARLPDAPAGTRGISLFLISKFLVNADGSLGARNDIHASGIEHKLGIHASPTCTMTMGDDGGAVGYLIGEENRGMQCMFTMMNQARLGVGLEGVGVAERAYQRALAYARERKQGRAVGKSGDGMDAIIVHPDVKRMLMQMRALTAAARTISYATAVALDVAARATDPDVRAAAAARGALLTPVAKAFSTDIGNEVASLGIQVHGGMGFIEETGAAQHYRDARITSIYEGTNGIQSIDLVTRKLGGDGGAAVWALLDELSKTVKRVEASNDPAFGTTGAKLHDALRSLERASRWLLERLTSSPNDALAGATPYLQLFGSTLGGCKLAQEALAARDLGDEFGDCRRFVTLARFFAENIAVQAPALERTVIDGADAVNGADAVLLS
- a CDS encoding crotonase/enoyl-CoA hydratase family protein; protein product: MTGHLIVSDADAIRVITMRRLEKKNAITREMYRAMSDAIDSAQNDPAIRCIVIAGGAGVFTAGNDLDDFLNDGTSGGGAPRASDAVTFLYSLAHNTKPLVAAVDGIAIGIGTTMLFHCDHVLAGRTATFSTPFIHLGLVPEGASSLLAPRTMGHQRAFAMLVMGRTLSADEAREAGFVNTVVAPGHTEAEAGKVAREICTLPAEAVALSRKLLKPPPEELTRRIDQESHLFAERLRSEEAIAAFQAFFTRKKE
- a CDS encoding histone deacetylase family protein, whose product is MTTLVLTHRASLDHLTPPGHPERADRIRAIDEVLAEDRFKSLARGEAPEGSLDSVALCHNEHYIGELRHIAPSDGLVYLDSDTSMSPGTWEAVMRGVGGAIAATEAVIAGNASNAFVATRPPGHHAETGRAMGFCFFDQAAIAARHAQRKHGIGRVAVVDFDVHHGNGTQDIFWADRTVMYCSTHQMPLFPGSGAASERGDHDTIVNAPLAAGDGGAKFRAAFEDLILPRLRKFAPELLIISAGFDAHSRDPLASLVLGASDFGWVTRKLMDVANASAGGRIVSVLEGGYDLQGLQASVAAHVTALMGA
- a CDS encoding exodeoxyribonuclease VII small subunit, with the translated sequence MAEDALADVKTLSFEHAIEELESIVKRLEDGKVPLEESVAIYERGEALKRRCEELLRQAEARVEKITTDASGQVTGTEPLDVQ
- the dxs gene encoding 1-deoxy-D-xylulose-5-phosphate synthase, with product MTDFSKTPLLDTIRTPADLRKLRVEQLRQVADELRKETIDAVSVTGGHFGAGLGVVELTTAIHYIFDTPRDRLIWDVGHQAYPHKILTGRRDRIRTLRTGGGLSGFTKRTESDYDPFGAAHSSTSISASLGMAVARDLSGAKNNVIAVIGDGAMSAGMAYEAMNNAGAMNSRLIVILNDNDMSIAPPVGAMSAYLSRLYSGKTYRSLREAAKQLGKHLPKMIADRAERVEEYSRGFMVNSGTLFEELGFYYVGPIDGHNLDHLLPVLKNVRDMANGPILLHVVTQKGKGYGPAEAAADKYHAVVKFDVSTGAQSKSKPNAPAYQNVFGQSLVKEAEKDDKIVAITAAMPSGTGVDIFNKAFPKRTFDVGIAEQHAVTFAAGLATEGFKPFCAIYSTFLQRGYDQIVHDVAIQSLPVRFAIDRAGLVGADGATHAGSFDNAYLGCLPNFVIMAASDEAELVHMVATQVAINDRPSAVRYPRGEGRGVEMPEVGVPLPIGKGRIVRHGSKVALLSLGTRLADCEKAADELAAHGLSTTIADARFMKPLDVDLVLKLARDHDVLITIEEGSIGGFGSHVMQTLAEQGALDSGLVRVRAMVLPDEFLDHDTPNAMYASAGLDARGIVAKVFEAIGKDVNTETVKLA